Within Sphingomonas piscis, the genomic segment GCGGAAAAAATGGGGTACCAAATGAATCGAGTTTCGGTTGCACTGCTTGCGAGTCTGGTGGCGGGCACCGCCCAGGCTCAGGTGAGCGATCCAACCGACCGGGAGGACCGCCGCGACCGCGCAATCGGCGCCGACGTGTCCTACTCCACCGACGCCGACGAGACGGAGGTGTTGAAAGCCGGGGTCAACCTCGACATCCGCTCCGTCGGGCCGGAAGATTATGTTGGCTTTCGCATAGAGAAGGTCCGGTTCAACCCGGTCGGCGCCGGCTGGCAGGGCGACAACCGCGTCTATGTCCGTGCGTCGAGCAGCCAGGGCGAGTGGAAAGGGGCGGCGCAGGTCGGCACCGATGGGCATAATGTCATCGGCTCCGCCAGCCTGCACGACGAAGCCGCGGTGCGCAAAGAATTCTTCATAGAGCGCGATATTCTCGAAACCCGGCAAGGTCTTAGTCGCGGCCTTTACTACACCATCCTTGGCGCCGCGGTGGATATTCCGGCCGACGACCGCAACATCTTCACTGTGCTGGGTGCCGTTCAGACCTTTACAGGCGAGAATGTGCGTCGCCATCTGCGCCTGAACTATGTTCATGTGCTCGACCCCGGGTTGGGGCTCACGGCGCAGGTCCGAACGCGATATTTCCGAAATAGCGACCCCGGGAATATGATTACTATTCGCCTAAATGGTACGCGCAGGTGCTGCCGGTCCTACAGCTCCGTCGGTTTGATCGTGGCTGGATGTATCTGGTTGCGGGCGGCTACGGCATGCAGAAGGACAATGCCTCCGACTGGCGCCGGTCAACCTACTTCAATGCTCGAGTGACGAGTCCGGTTCGGGATCGCTGGGCAGTGACCGGTGCTTTCACATTCAGTGAAACGCCGACGGTCAGCGGGCAGTCCTACAATTATACGCAGCTGAGTTTCGGGCTCACACGCGCTTTTTAGGCGCGCTCTTTGATTGCGTCTTTCAGGATTTCCGCGGCATAGCGGCCGTGCGACAATTCGCGGCTCGCCTGAGACGCAGCCCCGGCGACGGACACAGTTGCAAGCACCGCGCCGATCGCGAGCGGGAGCACGCGAATAGGGCGGTTCCGCTTTCCATCCCGGTAGGCGGTTGAGCGCACACGACGCCCGCGACCGGAACTAAGCCGTTGAAAAAGGCCGGATTGATTCGACATATTACCCGAACGTCGAACTACGCGCCGGGTTGCGCGCTGGCAGTGATTGTTAAGGTCAGCTCGCAATCATGAGAAGGATTTGCGAAGTTGCGCCGATCAAGCCGAGAAGGCCGAGGGTGCCGCCGAAAATCACGGCGGTGACGCGGACGCGAGGACCATCGTCGCCCTGATAAGCCTCCATCTGCTTTTCGATCGCCGACGGGTAGATGACCTCCACGCAAGAAGTGGCCCGCTGCTTGCCAGCCACCGAAAAGGCGAGGTTGCGATGCAGTTGCGCCGCCTTGAGGTGGACCATCCGTTCGTACGGGTTATCGGTGCCCCTGGCCTTCTCCCGCTCCACTCGGGCGCGGTAGAGGAAGCGTCGGCTGTCCACTTTGGCCAGAAAGCCGGCAACGTCGTCGGCCGCCATCAGGCCCCGGATCAGGGTGGGGTCGGTAACACCGCTGGGTGAGAAATGCTGCATGTGGTCGACCTCCTTGAGCGGCGTTGACGATGGTTAGCGATTTCTTTCTGTTCGCAACAAGCAGGACTTTCGCACTGCCCCGCCCTGGGACTGTCGGTTTAACCGCGATTGCTCACCATAAGCTCATGCTGCTCACCGCAGGTTGCAGTAGGCGCTTGCCTCCATCGGGCAGCACTGCCAGCCTGCAAGTAGGGGAACAGAGATGAGCTTGAGACAGGATGAGCGGGAGCCCTGGCCGCCCCGGCCGTGGATCATGGCGGCGGTGTGCGCGGTTGCGGGCCTCCTCTTCAATTGGTTGACCAAAGTTCATTCCATAGAGCCGAGCCCAGGGCGGGAGGCAGGCGCGACCTTTATCGGAATTGCGGCGATCAGCTTCGTCCTGACGGTAGAGCGGCGGCGATGGAGCTGGGCGGCCGCTTTCGCCGTGGCTTGGGGACTCGTCATCGCGCTCGTCGGCTGGTTCACCGCCAGATACAATCAGCGGGGCGAGATCTTCGAGTGGCCGTTCCTGGCCGGCATCTTCGCGGTGGCCATCGCTGCTCCCTTGTTCCAGACCGTCCGCGACGAAGGTGCATGGCGCATCCCTTACGAGCGTCTCCATCGTCATGCCTGGGTGGACGGCGTGATCGCGGGCGCGAGCCTGTTCTTCACCGGCGTCGCCTTCGTCCTGGCTTTCCTCATCGGCGCCTTGTTCGACCTGATCGGAATCCGCCTGATCAAGGACCTGCTGAACGACAGCTGGTTCGGCTGGATGCTCGCCGGCATCGCGTTCGGCGGCGCGCTGGGCCTCCTTCGTGAGCGCGATGCGTTGCTGGGTACCCTTCATCGCCTCGTGATGGTGGTCTTCTCTGTCATGGCGCCGGTGCTCGCCGCCGCCCTGACCATCTTCCTGATCAGCTTTCCGCTGACGGGCTTCAAGGATCACGGCCCCTTCGACGGCGCGACTCCCGTCCTGTTGGCGCTCGCTGTTGCAGCCTTCGTCTTCACCAATGCCGTGATCGGCGACGGAAGGCAGGAAAGGTCCCCGAGCCGCGTTCTTCTGCTGTCAGCGCTGATCTTGATCCTG encodes:
- a CDS encoding DUF4153 domain-containing protein; the encoded protein is MSLRQDEREPWPPRPWIMAAVCAVAGLLFNWLTKVHSIEPSPGREAGATFIGIAAISFVLTVERRRWSWAAAFAVAWGLVIALVGWFTARYNQRGEIFEWPFLAGIFAVAIAAPLFQTVRDEGAWRIPYERLHRHAWVDGVIAGASLFFTGVAFVLAFLIGALFDLIGIRLIKDLLNDSWFGWMLAGIAFGGALGLLRERDALLGTLHRLVMVVFSVMAPVLAAALTIFLISFPLTGFKDHGPFDGATPVLLALAVAAFVFTNAVIGDGRQERSPSRVLLLSALILILTILPLGLLSAWSLGQRIGQYGWTPERMWGVVAIGVTIAYGAAGWWSAIRRQLEFDEALRPVQIKLAIGLCALALFLALPIVDFGAVSANSQLARLHRGQVDAAKFDWQAMAFEFGPAGRRRLADIARTGPADQRVMASAALKSKGRYEVQEAVEAATAAPLVRQNLRVVPAGTAVPEGAMAVIERSSWCREATCVLTFVDADKAILAGSQARDGQVQSLRIGRGEDGRWNQYDDWQPYARVTPPRPNLDGKAEIRTVQRRQLFIDGKPVGDVFE